One Novipirellula galeiformis genomic window, GTCGGCTTGGGCGACTGCGGTCGTCGCCGCGGTTTGGATGTCGAGCCGGCGTAACATCGCCTTGCCACGCAACGTCAGGTCGGTGATGAACTTGAACTGATCTCGTCCGTCGATCGGATAGGCTTTCAGTCGGTAGTGCGTGCCCCAAGGCTTTTCGGCCGCAACCACCAAGATCGGCTTGTTGAGTTGCAGATAGGGACTCGCAATCGCGACCTCTTTTAACTTCTGGTGAACCCTTTGCCCATCATGATCGGGGTGCAGGTAGAAGTCGGCGACGCACATTAATTCTCGTTGTCCGCTGTTGTTGTTCGCGATCGCGGTCGTCCAGATCTTACTGTGCGGCACCGCAACCACCGTGTCATCGGGAGTCACGATCTGGACCGTTCGTAGATTCAAGGAGCGGACTTCCCCATAGGTGTCATCGATCTTGACCCAATCTCCGTTTCGGTAGGGCCGTTCGTGGAGCGCGACCACGCCCGCAATCAAACTGCTGGCATAATCCTTGAACGCGAATCCGAGTGCGACCGCCAAGGTTCCCGAAATCGCCAGCAGATTTTGCGGCGTCGGATAAATGAAAATGGGAATAATGTAGGCCGCAACGAAGAGCAGCATCGCCGCTCGTAAGATCGGTTCCCAAGGCAAAATCCAGAATCGGAATCGATCCGGCACCCGCTCGGCAAGTCGTGGAATGACCCATTTGATCGCGATTGCCAAGGTGAGTCCGGCGGTCAGAACAAAGATGGCCTCGAACAGGCGGATTTCACCCCAATCGCGTAGAATTCGCGATACCTCTTCTTGAGCGACGTTAGCATCGGGCATGATCGCTGGCTCCTAATCAAAAAACAAAAATGGGGAATCAGCATGCATCGGTCAGAAAACCTTCGCTTTGTAGGTCTCGCCTAACGATTGGATATGCCAACAACGTCACCCGTAGTTCCTCGTCCTGTTCCTCGAGAATCGACGCCCCGCAAAGTTCGCTAATTCGGCGTTGAATTTCATCACGCGAAAATGGCAATACCATAAGCAGCGACGAAAGTGAGAGCCCGCCATGCAGCAGCAACGCATGTAAGATAAAGAGGTGCACACGGTCCCCGTTGAGCGGTAATTGCGGCGGCGTGAGTTCGTTAGGCGAGACGAGCCAAAACGCGTGGCTCGACTCAGCGGACACTGTCGGCGACGTTTCGCTTCGCGGGTCACGGGTACGCAGCGATGCATTCCAAGTCGCCTGTGCCACCCCTGGATTGCCGCGTGATTTGACCGCTAAATCGTATAGGAAATCGGGGATCTCGACCTGCCGCACGCTCTTGTCGCCTCGCTTCTTTCTTCCAGCGTCGGGCAACTCAGGAAAAATGGGCTGCTCATTGCCGCTCTGGCGAAATGCGTATTGCGAAAGCGGTAACGTGCTGCGGAACCAGCGGTCCAATCGTCCGGCGTCTAGCGGTGCCAATGTCAGCGGTGGGCCGAGTACCGATTCAATCCCAATCGCGTGCTGCAGAAACGCCCACGCCCAACTATCGCAACCGATCAGTACGCGGTTTTGGCTGGCAAGCAACTGCTGTAAAAGTAGCCGCAAATGCATCAAGCCTTGCTCGTGGCGCAAGTACCAATCTTCTAAGTGCGGAATGACTAGGATCTCGCGGTTTGATTCCTCCA contains:
- a CDS encoding mechanosensitive ion channel family protein, translated to MPDANVAQEEVSRILRDWGEIRLFEAIFVLTAGLTLAIAIKWVIPRLAERVPDRFRFWILPWEPILRAAMLLFVAAYIIPIFIYPTPQNLLAISGTLAVALGFAFKDYASSLIAGVVALHERPYRNGDWVKIDDTYGEVRSLNLRTVQIVTPDDTVVAVPHSKIWTTAIANNNSGQRELMCVADFYLHPDHDGQRVHQKLKEVAIASPYLQLNKPILVVAAEKPWGTHYRLKAYPIDGRDQFKFITDLTLRGKAMLRRLDIQTAATTAVAQADG